In Nocardioides cavernae, a single genomic region encodes these proteins:
- the dnaE gene encoding DNA polymerase III subunit alpha, with protein sequence MSSGSSTSSAGNFVHLHVHTEYSMLDGASLLDGLFARTSELGMPAIAMTDHGNLHGAYDFYRRAKQHGVKPIIGIEAYLTPGTMRGERRRVRWGQGDLAEEGGKDVAGGGAYTHMTMWAETTGGMHNLFRLASLASLEGYYYKPRMDRELLQRYSKGIIASTGCLSGEIQTRLTLGQYDEALRAAGEFQDIFGKDNFYLELMDHGIAAERATREDLRKIAATLGLPTIVTNDTHYTNPEDADGQDALICVASGKRLADTNRLKFDGGGYYIKSAAEMREMWAEIPDGCDNTLEIAERCNVEFVESTGGYMARADVPESETEESWFRKEVWRGIEARYPGERLTQEVKDRVEMELGVISQKGYCGYYLVVADFIQWSKTNGIRVGPGRGSGAGSIAAYALSITDLCPLEHGLFFERFLNPERPSMPDFDIDFDDARRGEVIKYVTEKYGTERVAQIATFGRLKAKAAIKDAARVLDHGFAISDRITKALPADVMGKGVALKDIFDPQHKRYNEGGEFRALHDSDPDVRTIFHTALGLEGQIRNWGVHAAGVIMSSEPIIDVVPIMARPQDGAVITQFDYPMCESLGLVKMDFLGLSNLRILEDALSNIQVNRDETVVLEELAFDDRPTYELMGRGDTLGVFQLDGSGMRALLRSLQPDVFADITAVSALYRPGPMGADSHNKYARRKNGREAIEPIHPALAEALEPVLGETYGLIVYQEQVMAIAQVLAGFTLGAADNLRRAMGKKKKEELDKQYAGFQAGMLERSFPQVAIDKLWEILLPFSDYAFNKSHSAAYGVITYWTAYLKANYPAEYMAALLTSVKDDKDKMAIYLNECRRMKIQVLPPDVNESHANFTPVGHDIRFGLTAVRNVGSNVVDRIVTAREEKGRYTDFNDFMDKVPALVCNKRVVDSLVKAGAYDDMKHKRRALSIIHEDAVEKYVQAKKDDESGQDSLIDMLMPDDVGAAGATVVIPDVEDWDKMTLLGHEREMLGLYVSDHPLLGLEHVLSQGTDCTIGQLMLDEERAHNSTLTVSGLITSVQRKITKRGDPWATITLEDLDGAIDVLLFPSSYTLASTLLVEDNIVRIKGQLSRDKDQPELRAQEVTAPDLTQGPAGPVVISLPSTRCTPPVVAQLRDVLGTHPGMTEVQLRLLTRSSTKVLRLDDNLRVSPSPALFADLKQLLGPGCLTG encoded by the coding sequence ATGTCGTCCGGCTCCTCCACCAGTTCCGCGGGCAACTTCGTGCACCTGCACGTGCACACCGAGTACTCGATGCTCGACGGGGCGTCGTTGCTCGACGGCCTGTTCGCCCGCACCAGCGAGCTCGGCATGCCGGCGATCGCGATGACCGACCACGGCAACCTCCACGGCGCCTACGACTTCTATCGCCGGGCCAAGCAGCACGGCGTCAAGCCGATCATCGGCATCGAGGCCTACCTCACCCCCGGCACCATGCGCGGCGAGCGCCGCCGGGTCCGCTGGGGGCAGGGCGACCTCGCCGAGGAGGGCGGCAAGGACGTCGCCGGCGGTGGCGCCTACACCCACATGACCATGTGGGCCGAGACGACCGGGGGCATGCACAACCTCTTCCGGCTCGCCAGTCTCGCCAGTCTCGAGGGCTACTACTACAAGCCCCGGATGGACCGTGAGCTGCTCCAGCGCTACTCCAAGGGCATCATCGCCAGCACGGGGTGCCTGTCCGGTGAGATCCAGACCCGGCTGACGCTCGGGCAGTACGACGAGGCGCTCCGCGCTGCCGGCGAGTTCCAGGACATCTTCGGCAAGGACAACTTCTACCTCGAGCTGATGGACCACGGCATCGCCGCCGAGCGGGCCACCCGCGAGGACCTGCGCAAGATCGCCGCGACGCTCGGCCTGCCGACCATCGTCACCAACGACACCCACTACACCAACCCCGAGGACGCCGACGGCCAGGACGCCCTCATCTGCGTCGCCTCCGGCAAGCGGCTGGCCGACACCAACCGGCTCAAGTTCGACGGCGGCGGCTACTACATCAAGTCCGCGGCCGAGATGCGCGAGATGTGGGCCGAGATCCCCGACGGCTGTGACAACACCCTCGAGATCGCCGAACGGTGCAACGTCGAGTTCGTCGAGTCCACCGGCGGCTACATGGCCCGCGCCGACGTCCCGGAGAGCGAGACCGAGGAGAGCTGGTTCCGCAAGGAGGTGTGGCGCGGCATCGAGGCCCGCTACCCCGGTGAGCGGCTGACCCAGGAGGTCAAGGACCGCGTCGAGATGGAGCTGGGCGTCATCTCCCAGAAGGGCTACTGCGGTTACTACCTCGTGGTCGCCGACTTCATCCAGTGGTCCAAGACCAACGGCATCCGCGTCGGCCCGGGCCGTGGCTCCGGAGCGGGCTCCATCGCCGCCTACGCGTTGAGCATCACCGACCTGTGCCCCCTCGAGCACGGCCTGTTCTTCGAGCGGTTCCTCAACCCCGAGCGCCCCTCGATGCCCGACTTCGACATCGACTTCGACGATGCCCGCCGCGGCGAGGTCATCAAGTACGTCACCGAGAAGTACGGCACCGAGCGGGTCGCGCAGATCGCGACCTTCGGCCGGCTCAAGGCCAAGGCCGCCATCAAGGACGCGGCGCGCGTCCTCGACCACGGCTTCGCGATCTCCGACCGGATCACCAAGGCGCTGCCCGCCGACGTGATGGGCAAGGGCGTCGCGCTCAAGGACATCTTCGACCCGCAGCACAAGCGCTACAACGAGGGCGGCGAGTTCCGCGCGCTGCACGACTCCGACCCCGACGTGCGCACGATCTTCCACACGGCGCTCGGCCTCGAGGGCCAGATCCGCAACTGGGGCGTGCACGCCGCCGGCGTGATCATGTCGAGCGAGCCCATCATCGACGTCGTACCCATCATGGCGCGGCCGCAGGACGGCGCCGTCATCACCCAGTTCGACTACCCGATGTGCGAGTCGCTCGGACTCGTCAAGATGGACTTCCTCGGCCTGTCCAACCTCCGGATCCTCGAGGACGCGCTGTCCAACATCCAGGTCAACCGCGACGAGACGGTCGTGCTGGAGGAGCTGGCCTTCGACGACCGGCCGACCTACGAGCTGATGGGCCGCGGCGACACGCTCGGCGTCTTCCAGCTCGACGGCTCGGGCATGCGCGCGCTGCTGCGCTCCCTGCAGCCCGACGTCTTCGCTGACATCACCGCCGTCAGCGCGCTCTACCGCCCCGGTCCGATGGGTGCTGACTCCCACAACAAGTACGCCCGCCGCAAGAACGGCCGCGAGGCGATCGAGCCGATCCACCCCGCGCTCGCCGAGGCGCTCGAGCCGGTGCTGGGAGAGACCTACGGCCTGATCGTGTACCAGGAGCAGGTGATGGCGATCGCCCAGGTGCTCGCCGGCTTCACCCTGGGCGCCGCCGACAACCTCCGCCGCGCGATGGGCAAGAAGAAGAAGGAGGAGCTCGACAAGCAGTACGCCGGCTTCCAGGCCGGCATGCTCGAGCGCAGCTTCCCCCAGGTCGCGATCGACAAGCTCTGGGAGATCCTGCTCCCGTTCTCCGACTACGCCTTCAACAAGTCGCACTCCGCGGCCTACGGCGTCATCACCTACTGGACGGCCTACCTCAAGGCCAACTACCCGGCCGAATACATGGCCGCGCTCCTCACGTCCGTCAAGGACGACAAGGACAAGATGGCGATCTACCTCAACGAGTGCCGTCGCATGAAGATCCAGGTCCTCCCGCCCGACGTCAACGAGTCGCACGCCAACTTCACTCCTGTGGGCCACGACATCCGCTTCGGCCTCACCGCGGTGCGCAACGTCGGCAGCAACGTCGTCGACCGGATCGTCACGGCGCGCGAGGAGAAGGGCCGCTACACGGACTTCAACGACTTCATGGACAAGGTCCCCGCGCTGGTCTGCAACAAGCGGGTCGTGGACTCGCTGGTCAAGGCCGGTGCCTACGACGACATGAAGCACAAGCGTCGGGCGCTGTCGATCATCCACGAGGACGCCGTCGAGAAGTACGTCCAGGCGAAGAAGGACGACGAGAGCGGGCAGGACTCGCTCATCGACATGTTGATGCCGGACGACGTCGGCGCTGCTGGCGCGACGGTCGTGATCCCGGACGTCGAGGACTGGGACAAGATGACCCTGCTCGGCCACGAGCGGGAGATGCTCGGGCTCTACGTCTCCGACCACCCGCTGCTCGGCCTCGAGCACGTCCTCTCGCAAGGCACCGACTGCACCATCGGCCAGCTGATGCTCGACGAGGAGCGCGCTCACAACTCCACGCTCACCGTCAGCGGCCTCATCACCTCCGTCCAGCGCAAGATCACCAAGCGGGGCGACCCGTGGGCCACGATCACGCTCGAGGACCTCGACGGCGCGATCGACGTCCTCCTCTTCCCGAGCTCCTACACCCTCGCCTCGACGCTCCTCGTCGAGGACAACATCGTCCGGATCAAGGGCCAGCTCTCGCGCGACAAGGACCAGCCCGAGCTCCGCGCCCAGGAGGTCACAGCTCCCGACCTCACGCAGGGGCCGGCTGGACCGGTCGTGATCAGCCTGCCGTCGACCCGGTGCACCCCGCCGGTCGTCGCCCAGCTGCGCGACGTCCTCGGCACCCACCCGGGCATGACCGAGGTGCAGCTGCGCCTGCTGACCCGGAGCTCGACCAAGGTGCTGCGCCTCGACGACAACCTGCGCGTCAGCCCGAGCCCCGCCCTGTTCGCCGATCTCAAGCAGCTGCTGGGTCCCGGCTGCCTGACGGGATGA
- a CDS encoding DUF3352 domain-containing protein produces MSMTSGGPADGPEYLDGSRPAQTPPDNDNKKRLIAVGAIVAGGAVVAGGAWAATSFFSTGAQPAEALPASTVAYFSVDLDPSGGQKIEAIKTLRKFPGFTDKVDLQTDDDLRERFFEEVTSSGECEGLDYDADVKPWLGSRAAMAVVDLGEDEPTPVGVVQTTDSGKAEDGLSALVDACGGGEGAEGDVGGWVVDGDWIVVAETQEIAQKVVDAADGSTLAGNASFEEWTGEAGGDGFMTMYVGKGVTKYLDELGGMGGMGMMGMPGAALGEDGTPSDSEEVPEELQQMIDDFDGMAATVRFDDGAVEIEYAMSNYQPDLTKFIDSQNGADMVAGLPDDTVAAFGMSLEEGWAGAMLDYFKRNLPDESAAIDEQLAQFESETGLAFPEDVETLLGEGVTVSLGSGLDPDAVANGGPGEVPVGIRIDGDADEIQAVLDKIAAQAGPEMAEFMQVTEGDGYAVLALQEGYRGELEGGGSLGDSAAYSEVVESDEAQSVMFVNFNADDDWLVRLTGDSPEVSKNLEPLSAFGVSGWVDDDVLHGLLKLTTD; encoded by the coding sequence ATGAGCATGACATCGGGCGGTCCGGCCGACGGGCCTGAGTACCTCGACGGATCGCGGCCGGCGCAGACGCCGCCCGACAACGACAACAAGAAGCGGCTGATCGCGGTGGGGGCGATCGTCGCCGGCGGTGCGGTCGTCGCGGGTGGCGCCTGGGCGGCCACCAGCTTCTTCTCCACGGGCGCGCAGCCGGCGGAGGCGCTGCCCGCCTCGACCGTCGCCTACTTCAGCGTCGACCTCGACCCGAGCGGCGGCCAGAAGATCGAGGCCATCAAGACGTTGCGCAAGTTCCCCGGGTTCACCGACAAGGTCGACCTGCAGACCGACGACGACCTGCGCGAGCGATTCTTCGAGGAGGTCACCTCCTCCGGCGAGTGCGAGGGCCTCGACTACGACGCCGACGTCAAGCCGTGGCTCGGCTCGCGCGCGGCGATGGCCGTGGTCGACCTCGGCGAGGACGAGCCGACCCCGGTCGGGGTCGTGCAGACCACCGACTCCGGCAAGGCCGAGGACGGCCTGTCCGCGCTGGTCGACGCGTGCGGGGGCGGCGAGGGCGCTGAGGGTGACGTCGGCGGTTGGGTGGTCGACGGCGACTGGATCGTCGTGGCGGAGACCCAGGAGATCGCCCAGAAGGTCGTCGACGCGGCTGACGGCTCGACGCTCGCGGGCAACGCCTCCTTCGAGGAGTGGACCGGCGAGGCGGGCGGCGACGGCTTCATGACGATGTACGTCGGCAAGGGCGTCACCAAGTACCTCGACGAGCTCGGCGGCATGGGCGGCATGGGGATGATGGGCATGCCCGGTGCCGCGCTGGGTGAGGACGGCACGCCGTCGGACTCCGAGGAGGTCCCCGAGGAGCTCCAGCAGATGATCGACGACTTCGACGGCATGGCGGCGACCGTCCGCTTCGACGACGGCGCGGTCGAGATCGAGTACGCCATGTCCAACTACCAGCCCGACCTGACCAAGTTCATCGACAGCCAGAACGGCGCCGACATGGTCGCCGGCCTGCCGGACGACACCGTCGCGGCCTTCGGCATGTCCCTCGAGGAGGGGTGGGCCGGCGCGATGCTCGACTACTTCAAGCGCAACCTGCCCGACGAGAGCGCGGCGATCGACGAGCAGCTCGCGCAGTTCGAGTCCGAGACCGGCCTCGCCTTCCCCGAGGACGTCGAGACCCTCCTCGGCGAGGGCGTCACCGTCTCGCTGGGCAGCGGCCTCGATCCCGACGCCGTGGCCAACGGCGGCCCGGGTGAGGTCCCGGTGGGCATCCGGATCGACGGCGACGCCGACGAGATCCAGGCCGTGCTCGACAAGATCGCCGCACAGGCAGGGCCTGAGATGGCCGAGTTCATGCAGGTGACCGAGGGCGACGGCTACGCCGTCCTGGCGCTGCAGGAGGGCTACCGCGGCGAGCTCGAGGGCGGGGGCAGCCTCGGCGACAGCGCCGCCTACTCGGAGGTCGTGGAGTCCGACGAGGCCCAGTCCGTGATGTTCGTCAACTTCAACGCCGACGACGACTGGCTGGTCCGCCTGACCGGCGACTCGCCCGAGGTCAGCAAGAACCTCGAGCCGCTGTCGGCGTTCGGAGTCAGCGGCTGGGTTGACGACGACGTGCTCCACGGACTCCTGAAGCTCACCACCGACTGA
- the ybaK gene encoding Cys-tRNA(Pro) deacylase — MAKKARGAGGTPATVALSAAGIAFEVRAYEHDPRATSYGLEAAEALDVDPARVFKTLLASLDGSLVVGIVPVTGQLDLKALARALGGSKAVMAEVAAAERATGYVAGGISPVGQKRRHRTVLDASALEHDTILVSGGRRGFDLELAPTDLVAATEAVTATIGR, encoded by the coding sequence ATGGCGAAGAAGGCGCGCGGCGCCGGGGGTACGCCGGCCACGGTCGCGCTGTCGGCCGCGGGCATCGCCTTCGAGGTCCGCGCCTACGAGCACGACCCGCGGGCGACGTCCTACGGGCTCGAGGCGGCCGAGGCGCTCGACGTCGACCCCGCCCGGGTCTTCAAGACGCTGCTGGCGTCCCTGGACGGCTCGCTCGTCGTCGGGATCGTCCCGGTGACGGGTCAGCTCGACCTGAAGGCGCTGGCGCGCGCGCTCGGTGGCAGCAAGGCCGTGATGGCGGAGGTCGCGGCCGCTGAGCGCGCCACCGGCTACGTCGCCGGCGGCATCTCGCCGGTCGGTCAGAAGCGACGGCATCGCACGGTGCTCGACGCCTCCGCGCTCGAGCACGACACGATCCTGGTCTCGGGTGGACGGCGCGGCTTCGACCTCGAGCTCGCTCCGACGGACCTGGTGGCGGCCACCGAAGCGGTGACCGCCACCATCGGCCGCTGA
- a CDS encoding LON peptidase substrate-binding domain-containing protein produces MSDPLPMFPLSTVVFPGMSVPLHVFEDRYRMLVRHLLEEDDPAQRVFGTVAIREGYEVGDHGAQSVYRVGCVLQLTEVDRRDDGTFDIVAVARERLVLEEMQRGSDYPQGLAVVLPEPEVDVPAEVLERARATFTAFRVAMTELQGDPYSGTLPRDPDYLAWTLSALAPLPMAERQSLLEAEDATERLTLVTRMLTEELRAINVIPSLPATQVARTAWSPN; encoded by the coding sequence GTGAGCGACCCACTGCCGATGTTCCCGCTGAGCACCGTGGTGTTCCCGGGCATGAGCGTGCCGCTCCACGTCTTCGAGGACCGCTACCGGATGCTGGTGCGTCACCTCCTCGAGGAGGACGACCCGGCCCAGCGGGTCTTCGGAACGGTCGCGATCCGCGAGGGCTACGAGGTCGGCGACCACGGCGCCCAGTCGGTCTACCGCGTCGGCTGCGTCCTGCAGCTGACCGAGGTCGACCGGCGCGACGACGGGACCTTCGACATCGTCGCCGTCGCCCGCGAGCGCCTGGTCCTCGAGGAGATGCAGCGGGGCAGCGACTACCCACAGGGCCTTGCCGTCGTGCTCCCCGAGCCGGAGGTGGACGTGCCGGCCGAGGTGCTCGAGCGCGCCCGCGCCACCTTCACCGCGTTCCGCGTGGCGATGACCGAGCTGCAGGGCGACCCCTACAGCGGGACGCTCCCCCGCGACCCCGACTACCTCGCGTGGACGCTGTCCGCCCTCGCCCCGCTGCCCATGGCGGAGCGGCAGTCGCTGCTGGAGGCGGAGGACGCCACCGAGCGGCTCACGCTCGTGACCCGGATGCTGACCGAGGAGCTCCGGGCGATCAACGTCATCCCGTCGTTGCCGGCCACCCAGGTGGCCCGCACCGCCTGGTCCCCCAACTGA
- the hisD gene encoding histidinol dehydrogenase, which yields MSLIRRIDLRGADAASVDYRASVPRADFDVEAATHQVQPILDAVRSRGVEAITEFSARFDGVQGDDIAVPRGALTTALEGLDPAVRAALEESIRRLRATCEAELERDVTSQVAPGATVTHRKVPIDRVGLYVPGGLAPLVSSVVMNVVPAQVAGVRSIALASPPQKNSDGLPEPTILAACELLGVEEVYAVGGAQAIAMFAYGAGPCERVDLVTGPGNIYVAAAKRLLRGVVGIDSEAGPTEIAILADDSADAAFVAADMVSQAEHDPMAASVLVTDSLELADAVEAELDKQVFATRHTERIRTALGGRQSGIVLVDDMDQGVDVVDAYAAEHLEVVTRDAAAHAARVRNAGAIFVGPWSPVSLGDYCAGSNHVLPTAGCACHSSGLSVRAFTKSVHVIDYSRDALAEVADHVVTLAGAEDLPGHGQAVSVRFDSDRSQR from the coding sequence ATGTCCCTGATCCGGCGTATCGACCTGAGGGGCGCCGACGCGGCGTCCGTCGACTACCGCGCGAGCGTGCCTCGCGCCGACTTCGACGTCGAGGCCGCCACGCATCAGGTGCAGCCGATCCTGGACGCGGTCCGGTCACGCGGCGTGGAGGCGATCACCGAGTTCTCCGCCCGCTTCGACGGCGTGCAGGGCGACGACATCGCGGTGCCGCGCGGGGCCCTCACGACCGCGCTCGAGGGGCTCGACCCGGCCGTGAGGGCCGCTCTCGAGGAGTCGATCCGCCGGCTCCGCGCCACCTGTGAGGCCGAGCTCGAGCGCGACGTCACCAGCCAGGTGGCCCCCGGGGCGACCGTCACGCACCGCAAGGTGCCGATCGACCGCGTCGGCCTCTACGTCCCCGGCGGCCTGGCCCCGCTGGTGAGCAGCGTCGTGATGAACGTCGTGCCCGCGCAGGTCGCCGGGGTGCGCTCGATCGCGTTGGCGAGCCCGCCGCAGAAGAACAGCGACGGCCTGCCGGAGCCGACGATCCTCGCTGCCTGTGAGCTGCTCGGCGTCGAGGAGGTCTACGCAGTCGGTGGCGCGCAGGCGATCGCCATGTTCGCCTACGGTGCCGGTCCCTGCGAGCGCGTCGACCTCGTCACCGGTCCCGGCAACATCTACGTCGCGGCCGCGAAGCGGTTGCTCCGCGGCGTCGTCGGCATCGACTCCGAAGCCGGGCCCACCGAGATCGCGATCCTGGCCGACGACAGCGCGGACGCCGCGTTCGTCGCGGCCGACATGGTCAGCCAGGCCGAGCACGACCCGATGGCGGCGTCCGTGCTGGTCACGGACTCGCTCGAGCTCGCCGACGCGGTCGAGGCCGAGCTCGACAAGCAGGTCTTCGCCACCCGTCACACCGAGCGCATCCGCACCGCGCTGGGCGGGCGGCAGTCCGGCATCGTGCTTGTCGACGACATGGACCAGGGCGTCGACGTCGTCGACGCCTACGCCGCCGAGCACCTCGAGGTCGTCACCCGCGATGCCGCCGCCCACGCCGCACGCGTGCGCAACGCCGGTGCGATCTTCGTCGGACCGTGGTCGCCGGTGTCGCTGGGCGACTACTGCGCGGGCTCCAACCACGTGCTGCCGACGGCCGGCTGCGCCTGCCACTCCAGCGGCCTCTCCGTGCGCGCCTTCACGAAGTCGGTGCACGTCATCGACTACTCGCGCGATGCGCTCGCCGAGGTCGCCGACCACGTCGTGACGCTGGCCGGAGCGGAGGACCTGCCGGGCCACGGCCAGGCGGTCAGCGTCCGGTTCGACAGCGACCGGTCCCAGCGGTGA
- a CDS encoding histidinol-phosphate transaminase, with product MFPPLRDELRGIEPYGAPQLSLEQAPVQLNVNENPYGPSPEAAADIARAVGAAAVSLNRYPDREFVELRSALAAYLDTSGGSGITPEMVWAANGSNEVMLQLLQAFGGPGRVALSFAPTYSMYPEYARDTMTEWVAGHRAEDFSLDLDAARRLVEERRPSVVLLPSPNNPTGTVLPPQAVTMLCEAAASYEPGGIVVVDEAYGEFRRAGTPSALELLPQHRNLVVTRTMSKAFALAGARLGYLAADPSICDAIRVVRLPYHLSAVTQATALAALRHAPELLGKVDDLRAERDATVAWLREQGLEVADSDANFALFGRFADRHAVWQGLVDRGVLIRETGPDGWLRVSIGTAEEMAAFKKALLDTIETTKEPA from the coding sequence CTGTTCCCACCGCTTCGCGACGAGCTGCGGGGGATCGAGCCCTATGGTGCGCCCCAGCTCTCGCTGGAGCAGGCGCCCGTGCAGCTCAACGTCAACGAGAACCCCTACGGCCCTTCGCCCGAGGCGGCCGCCGACATCGCCCGGGCCGTCGGTGCGGCCGCGGTGTCGCTCAACCGCTACCCGGACCGCGAGTTCGTCGAGCTGCGCTCCGCCCTGGCGGCGTACCTCGACACCTCGGGTGGCTCCGGCATCACCCCCGAGATGGTGTGGGCAGCCAACGGGTCCAACGAGGTGATGTTGCAGCTGCTGCAGGCCTTCGGTGGTCCGGGGCGCGTGGCGCTGTCGTTCGCGCCGACGTACTCGATGTATCCCGAGTACGCCCGCGACACGATGACCGAGTGGGTGGCCGGCCACCGGGCCGAGGACTTCTCGCTCGACCTCGACGCCGCGCGGCGGCTGGTGGAGGAGCGCCGCCCGTCGGTCGTGCTCCTGCCCAGCCCCAACAACCCGACCGGGACGGTGCTGCCGCCCCAGGCGGTGACGATGCTGTGCGAGGCGGCCGCGTCCTACGAGCCCGGCGGCATCGTGGTCGTCGACGAGGCCTACGGCGAGTTCCGCCGCGCCGGCACCCCGAGCGCGCTCGAGCTGTTGCCGCAGCACCGCAACCTCGTCGTGACGCGCACCATGAGCAAGGCGTTCGCGCTGGCCGGTGCCCGGCTGGGCTACCTCGCCGCAGATCCCTCGATCTGCGACGCGATCCGGGTCGTACGGCTGCCCTACCACCTCTCGGCCGTCACCCAGGCGACTGCGCTGGCGGCGCTGCGCCACGCCCCCGAGCTGCTCGGCAAGGTCGACGACCTCCGTGCCGAGCGTGACGCGACCGTGGCCTGGCTGCGCGAGCAGGGGCTCGAGGTCGCCGACTCCGACGCCAACTTCGCGCTGTTCGGCAGGTTCGCCGACCGGCACGCCGTCTGGCAGGGTCTGGTCGACCGGGGCGTGCTGATCCGCGAGACCGGCCCCGACGGATGGCTGCGCGTGTCGATCGGCACGGCCGAGGAGATGGCAGCCTTCAAGAAGGCCCTGCTGGACACAATCGAGACAACGAAGGAGCCGGCATGA
- the hisB gene encoding imidazoleglycerol-phosphate dehydratase HisB, protein MSRTAKIERTTKESGVLVEVDLDGTGRSDVSTGVGFYDHMLDAFARHSLVDLVVQTTGDTHIDAHHSVEDTAIVLGQALREALGDKACIRRFGDATVPLDEALVQAVVDVSGRPYCVHTGEPEGQEYVAIGGTGATYMGSLTRHVFETISFHAHLALHVRVLGGRDPHHVVEAQFKAFARAFRDAVAIDPRETGVPSTKGSL, encoded by the coding sequence ATGAGCCGCACCGCGAAGATCGAGCGCACCACCAAGGAGTCCGGCGTCCTCGTCGAGGTCGACCTCGACGGCACCGGTCGCTCCGACGTGTCGACCGGCGTGGGGTTCTACGACCACATGCTCGACGCCTTCGCCCGCCACTCCCTGGTCGACCTGGTCGTCCAGACCACCGGCGACACCCACATCGACGCCCACCACTCGGTCGAGGACACCGCGATCGTGCTCGGCCAGGCGCTCCGCGAGGCCCTCGGCGACAAGGCTTGCATCCGGCGCTTCGGCGACGCCACCGTGCCGCTCGACGAGGCCCTCGTCCAGGCCGTCGTGGACGTCTCGGGCCGTCCCTACTGCGTGCACACCGGTGAGCCGGAGGGCCAGGAGTACGTCGCCATCGGCGGCACCGGCGCCACCTACATGGGCTCCCTGACCCGCCACGTCTTCGAGACGATCTCCTTCCACGCCCACCTCGCACTCCACGTGCGGGTGCTCGGCGGCCGCGACCCGCACCACGTGGTCGAGGCGCAGTTCAAGGCCTTCGCCCGCGCCTTCCGCGACGCCGTGGCGATCGACCCGCGCGAGACCGGCGTACCGTCCACGAAGGGCAGCCTGTGA
- the hisH gene encoding imidazole glycerol phosphate synthase subunit HisH, whose amino-acid sequence MTVPDVVVLDYGSGNLRSVVRAVERAGATVTLTSDFDTALAADGLVVPGVGAYAACMAGLREIKGERIIGRRLSGGRPVLGICVGMQILFAGGVEHGVETDGCDEWPGLVTRLEADVVPHMGWNTVEAPEGTQLFAGVEDERFYFVHSYAARSWDLVTNERTAAPLVTWAEHGGDRFVAAVENGPLSATQFHPEKSGDAGAALLRNWVATLSA is encoded by the coding sequence GTGACGGTTCCTGACGTCGTCGTCCTCGACTACGGGTCGGGCAACCTCCGCTCGGTCGTGCGCGCCGTCGAGCGCGCCGGCGCCACGGTCACCCTGACGAGCGACTTCGACACCGCGCTCGCCGCCGACGGCCTCGTGGTGCCCGGCGTCGGGGCGTACGCGGCCTGCATGGCCGGCCTGCGCGAGATCAAGGGCGAGCGGATCATCGGCCGGCGGCTGTCCGGCGGTCGCCCGGTGCTCGGCATCTGCGTCGGGATGCAGATCCTGTTCGCGGGCGGGGTCGAGCACGGCGTCGAGACCGACGGCTGCGACGAGTGGCCCGGTCTGGTCACCCGGCTCGAGGCCGACGTGGTGCCGCACATGGGCTGGAACACGGTCGAGGCCCCCGAGGGAACGCAGCTCTTCGCCGGCGTCGAGGACGAGCGGTTCTACTTCGTGCACTCCTACGCCGCGCGCTCCTGGGACCTCGTCACCAACGAGCGCACGGCGGCTCCGCTGGTGACCTGGGCCGAGCACGGGGGAGACCGGTTCGTGGCCGCTGTCGAGAACGGGCCGCTGTCCGCGACCCAGTTCCACCCGGAGAAGTCCGGGGACGCCGGCGCCGCGCTGTTGCGCAACTGGGTGGCGACGCTGTCCGCCTGA
- a CDS encoding hemerythrin domain-containing protein: MTEQLSMNQIIHAAVRRDVTRTEQALRTLPDGDTARAREIRTAWRNLVRELTHHHEAEDEHVWPFLQSRGVDLTLLEQMEAEHVAMKQALTSVSTSLDAVVGAPSSINAAAAADEVARAREVINGHLDHEERDVEGPMGALRDDEEFKAMTKKLRPASPVDAANSLAWMQDGAGERERSALRANIPGPVITILTLLVARRYRREVAPVWR; encoded by the coding sequence ATGACCGAGCAGCTCAGCATGAACCAGATCATTCACGCGGCGGTGCGCCGCGACGTGACCCGGACCGAGCAGGCGCTGCGCACGCTGCCCGACGGCGACACGGCGCGAGCCCGCGAGATCCGGACGGCCTGGCGCAACCTGGTCCGTGAGCTGACCCACCACCACGAGGCCGAGGACGAGCACGTGTGGCCGTTCCTCCAGTCGCGCGGCGTCGACCTCACGCTCCTCGAGCAGATGGAGGCCGAGCACGTGGCGATGAAGCAGGCGCTGACATCGGTCTCGACCAGCCTCGACGCCGTCGTCGGTGCACCGTCCTCGATCAACGCAGCGGCTGCGGCCGACGAGGTCGCGCGAGCCCGCGAGGTGATCAACGGTCACCTCGACCACGAGGAACGCGACGTCGAGGGCCCGATGGGCGCGTTGCGCGACGACGAGGAGTTCAAGGCAATGACCAAGAAGCTCCGCCCGGCCAGCCCCGTCGACGCGGCCAACTCCCTGGCCTGGATGCAGGACGGCGCGGGGGAGCGGGAGCGGTCGGCGCTGCGCGCGAACATCCCGGGGCCCGTGATCACGATCCTCACCCTGCTCGTCGCGCGCCGCTACCGTCGCGAGGTCGCTCCCGTCTGGCGCTGA